The nucleotide sequence CGCTGCCGCTGGGTGGCGCTATGGAGCTGAGACGCCTGCCGGGAGCAGAATGAGGCTCCGCCTCAGCCCAGGGGGAGTTAACCCAGGAAGAGAAGGCCTAGCGGCCCCTCTATTTAGGTTTCTATCTCTCACATTCCTTTGAGGTTAGTTAAATATGACATAATGTGACTCCACTGAATATAGATTTCAGGACTGAGTTTGTCCATCCCGGAACCCCAAAGATAAATAAAGTGTTACCTCTGATCATCATCGCCGAATAGCTAATCATTCTACAGCATTGCGGACAGGGCCTGTCCGAAGTGCTTTTATGTTCGCTCATTTCATCCTCTCAACAGTCCCATGAGAGAGGTACTGTTATTACCTCCATTTGGACAGATGTGGggttgagactcagagagattatgtaattggctcaaggtcacacttCCAGAGGTTGACCCAGGCAGTGGGATCCCAGGATCTGTGCCCTTACCCCCAATTCAACCCCACACTCTGAAACAGAATCTTTTTCTTAACACCTTCTTAACACATTACTATGCCTGCCTCTCCACAGTATAACAACAGTATTAGTCTTTTCTCCAAAACTTAGATGTTGTTTGGTAATTTAACAGCtaaggcattaaaaaaatgtctaCTGTCTCAGAAGTCAGAGGTGTAGTGTAAGGTCATAAATGATCCAACTCcttgtttttccttaaagttGACCCCAAAACATGCCTTAGCTCAATCTGCTTAAAAATGTAGGTAGTCTAATTCCAAGTATATAACTAacattaagtacctactatgtgccaaacactgtgccaAGTACTGGGGACACAGCTAAAGATGACCAGCTCGCCAATGGGTCTGGTATAGGGGACCTAAAAAGCACAGTCCTGCAACAACACATGTTAAGGGTTGTGTCTAGTGTTGTGGGAATGGAGGAGAGGCACATCCACACATTTTGGGGTTCAGGGTGGAGGTATAATATTCAAGAAATCTTCTAAGAGGAAGGAGTGCTTGGGCCATATACCATACCTCCCGCTGGTTTCCTGGGGGTTGATTTCTGTTGCACGACGGCCACTGCTAAAGATGACCATCAAGCTCAGTGGAAGCGTCCGAGCCTTCTAGGTGGTTGAGAGCATGCTGATGCCATTCCTTTGGTTTTCAGGTACCAGCAAGGTCAACCTCGTGAAGATCCCATCCACGGCCTCCAGCCCGCGAGACACGGCCCTGGCTGCCGTCATCTGCAGCGCCTTGGCCACCGTCCTGCTGGCCCTGCTCATTCTCTGCGTCATTTATTGTAAGAGGCAGTTTATGGAGAAAAAACCCAGCTGTAAGTTTTGAGCTCTTTCTGTGTCTTAACATTTTGGTGAAGTGCGTTTATCATCTTTGTCATTTGTGTGTTCCACAAGAGACTTGAGTGAGACAAGAATCAAGGAGATGTTAAAGGGATAGAGAGCACGTTAAATAGACCTCACAGTCCTCTAGTCCCAAAGGGACACTGAAGGAGCTAACTGAGGTGGCACCACTTTATAAGGACATTGAAAAAGCAAGGATGTCCCCATGCCACTAGGCAAAAATAAAAGTCGTTCTAAGTTCTGACAACATAACTACTCTACATTTTGAGCTTTCTtgacaaattatttcatatttgtgCCTCCGTGTaagaatcagtattttaaaatgtgaaagatagccttctttatctttgaaaatacaaaagcTAGCATGATACCGGTCTGCGTTGCGATGTGAATGAATCCTTTATAGAGGAAATTTTCTTCACTGACAGAATTTTTGCCTTCTCGTTTAGGGTCTCTGAGAGCACAGGACATTCAGTACAATGGTTCTGAACTGTCGTGTTTTGACAGACCTCAGCTCAGCGACTCTGCTCCCAGGGCGTGTTGTCAGTGCCACCGGGACTCAGCCCAGACCTGTGGTAAGATAAGCCCGTTATGAGTCCATGAGAGAAAGCAGAGGCATGATATTGAAGCTGCCAAGAACTGTTCCTCTTTGTCCCACAGCTAGGTTGCTCTGCCTCATTTTCTACTTAAAGCTCATCTTGTTAAATAGTTATTCTCCACCATTCCCTGATGTTTTGGGTGTATTGAGTCTCTTaagtattgaaaaaataataataatcacctcATTAAAATCCTAGAATTTTCCACTAACTTTTTGAGCAAGTTTGCCTTTGTTGTTTTGAATCGATTGATTTAAAATTATGTCAGCCATTTGTAGAGTAGGGTTTCGTGTCCTTTCTTGTCTGGTGGATTCACACTGAACGTTTATGTGtccattttaatgtctttttgaATTTCTTACGGAAGAGGGAGGAGGACACTCTCTGACAGGGTTTTCCACAAACCATAATTGCCCCCTAGATTATTGACAGAAATGAAAGTTTAGGGAAGTAATTCAAGTGGGAATTGGTTTCTAATGTGGGCAAAAACGGGCAAAGGTCATACCAACTTGCTTTTCCACTTATTTATATTCAACAGCACAAGGTTTCTATACTTACACTCCCTCATCCTGTCCGCACTCTAATGACCTCACCTCCTCTGCAAAATAAAACTCGATGTGGCCCACAGCACTTCCTAGAAGCCTGACCTGGCCCCGTCTTCTCCCCACTTCACAGCTCTCTTAGCACCTTTGCAGCAATACCAAGAGTGCCATTTTGTCTCTTAGAACCATTCTTTAAGTTAAATGTATCCCAATGAGGCTGACTTATCCCCTTGAAATTGCTCAGTCTTTCTTTCCAAGCAATTGCAGGATTCGGCTTTTCATTCTAATATTTCATATGTGGAATAAGGAGTTTCATTCAACACAATTAACTTTTCTACTGATCATTACTATAGTCTATTTGAGGAATAGGTTTAAGAGTGAGCTATAGGACTTGTGGtgtgtgtggatttatttttgcGTCTGCCTACGTGGATAATAGACTCTTAGAGGGCTACTGACAGTACCTTGGGGATCCTCAAAGTACCCCAAGCCTTCTGTTTCCTAGATACTATACTATGACATCACCACTAGAATCAGAGTGAGGAGGGTTAATTCCTTGAGAGATGAGCtcaaatattaaatgtaataaaatacagCTTTGTGCAAACTCTGCCTCACCTTAACTTCTATTTGAAAAGAACGATTAAATATATGGTGGCCTTGTTGTATATCCTCTTAACAAAACGCTGACTTTAATCCCCCCATGCTAATGCCCAGGTTCAGTATAGCTTTTCATTTACATTGCTTCCTCCTTAATAACAGagcttttcttttaactttttattttgacattatttcagagttacaaaaatgttaaaagactGAGACAAAGAATTCCCACATATCCTTTACCCAGATTccccaaatattaacatttatctCATTTCACATTTACTTTATCATCTTTAtctaagtatatgtatatatgccagggtgccaaaaaaatgtatacgcatgacttgtattcatcttttgttatcagtatatattgagtgttacaattttaatacagttttttcctttcttaaaatgtgtatacattttttggcaccctctgtatatatgtacacacacacacacacacacacatacacacatgctttgtatattttgtatatatacatacacacacatatttttcttttcacttgccATTTAAGAATTATTTGCAGATATGATGTCCCTTTACCCCTTAATACTTGGGTGTTTGTTCCCTAAGAACAAGAATATTCTGTTACATAACAGCATGatcattaaaatcaggaaattagcATTAAGTCAATGCTATTATATAATCTACATAgcatattcagatttttttttaattgtcccaATAATATCCTCGGTAGCAAAAGAAAATCCTACATAACACTGTGTGTTTCATTGTTAAATCTCTTTACTCTCATTTAATCTGGAACAATTCCTTAATCTTCCTTTGCATTTCATGACAATATTTTTGACAAGCACAGGCCAGTAATTTTGTAGCATGAccctcagtttgggtttttctgatgttttcttatgACGCGGTTCAGAAATACCACAGAGGTGATGTATCCTTCTCAGTGCCCCACATCAGGAGGCAAGGTTTCTCTGCTCTATAATTATTGTTgttctctttgtaattaataaaaacCTTGCGGGAGAGtctttgagactatgtaaatatcctgcAGCTCTCAAACTTTCACCTAGTAGTTTAGCATCCTCTGATGAGTCTTCCCTGAGTCAGTCATTACTAGGATTGTTAACAAATGCTGGTTTTCTAACTCCATCATTCTCTCCACATTTATTAGTTTGGCTTCCTACAGTAAGAAAGAacttccctttcttccccacttatttatttcctttcattactGTGGACGCGTGGACTCCATTCATTGGGTTACGATCCTTtgctgtcattatttattttgaccCTCAGATTTTCCTAGACTTGGCCAGTGGAAGTCCCTTCAAGCTGGTTCATGTGCCATTTGGATATGTTTCATTATACTTTTAACACTTTCTTACTTCATGGTAGAAAAAAGAAGTTCTCAGGCTCATCTTGTTATTTCCCTTTGCTTGAGCCCTAGAACCAGCAATTTCTGCAAGGAGTGGTAGTGCCTTTGCTTTTgactaattttgaaaaattttacagtgaacatGATGTGTTTGTTGGGTTAATTGGTAGTGAATCCAGGCGACTTCCCCATGGTCATGGTAGCGTTTATTCAGATAGTACAAGATGGCGGCCTGCTTTGAGAGAGATTCAGATGAAAGTGGATTGGATATCCATCCTATTTAACACCGGTTTGCAATTGCATCTCAATGTTtaacattcactttttaaaagggaaatattagttttataatattattttcctgCTTATAAAAGTAAAGAGATAATCCTCATGGAAGtttgaatacacacacaaacgtatacatgtatatgtaaatagataatttcttcaagtctttttctctctgttcatgTGCATGTCTCTGTATTTGTCTGTACGCTTTAGCAtgtttatgattttataaaagCAGTAttatatgtgtctgtgtttatatAGACAGAGAAGTTTAAAAGGCTGTTGACTAAATATTGACAgtatttatttccagtttataGGGTTGgggaagatttatttttaaatttatctaatacctctctttatttttcaatttttttcttcaatacatttatattatcttAGTACCAAAAATATATACTGCTTCAGTGAACTTAATGGTTTATAAAGCTAGGTACATATCTAGTTATTCCTTAAGTTACATTCCtagcagtaaaacaaaaaaattgtgtgtgtgtgtgtgtgtgtgtgtgtgtgtgttgagataAAGGGTTTGAAAATTTTTGTGTTCTTGTTCTATATTGCTAGACCACACAACAAAAATGTACTATTGCTACTGTCATCAGCAGTGCATGAGAGCGTCATGTCACATGCCCTCCTACAGGCTGCACTATTACATTTcaccatttattttaatttataagatatagatataccatacaatttaccattttaactatttataaGTGTACAGTTCCATGGATTAAGTACATTCAGATTGTTGCACACCCAAtgtcaccatccatctccagaattttttcatcttcccaaactgaaactctgtccccattaaacactaactctccacttccccctctcccagcccctggcacccacccttctactttctgtctctatgaatttgaccactttaggtacttcatataagtggttcatcattttttaagagaaaaaaattaaacctcaTACCTACTTTCCCCCAAATCACCCAAAGGAGGATAGCTGAATTTTCAAGAATGATGTTGAACTGATATTAAAGAGAATGTTCCCAGAAAAAAGCATTGTGCCTCACCCGTCTGCTGGCTTTCCTAGGGCCTGTTCACTTGATCCCATCCTTGTGCTGTGACGACGCCTGCAGCATCGACCGGGTGACTCTGGGTTGCAGGGTGCATTCCAAGGCCACATTTCAGGAGAGGTaactaaattataattaattgtaataatattcCCTTGTGCCAATATGCATTCTACTCACCAATTTTCATGTGCAACAGTTGAAAATGTTTCATGGGGGGATCACTTTTAATATGAATGGCATTCTGGACATTGGAAGGGCATGTGTTCGGCAAGAATTAGGTAAGTCTCTCAGGGTTATTAATATTCAGTGCAAcattttttatacttaattttatttttgtcttatattcATGACTTGTGACACTTCTGTCATCTGCAATTTTAAACATGTCATATCTAtacttttagaattttagaaCAGCCATCAAATTTAGTTAATACCCAGGAAATGGCATATCTTAGACATTGGATTAAGTATAACTATACTGATTAGAAGTAGGTctataaattcagttttaaagtAAATGGAGTAAACTTACAACAGGATGCACTAGAATTCTGACTTAATACATTGCTATTTcatctagaaaatttaaaagtatagctGGAATGTGGCTTTGTAGCATGTTTTTTCTCCCCATAGAGCACTAAAAGGTCTTTTGAACATGTGTTCAGAAACTCAGGTCTGGTGGGGGAGACGACACCGACTTTCTTCAGGTCCCTTTCGCGGTCCATCTGTGGCGAGTTTTCGGATGCCTGGCCTCTGATGCAAAATCCCATTTGTGGTGACGACATCTCTTTTTGTGACTCTTATGCTGAACTCACGGGAGGAGATATTCATTCTCTCAATCCAGCAAATGAAAGCTCATCATCCTTGGATTCAAACAGTAGTCAGGATTTGGTTGGTGGCGCTGTTCCAATTCAAGCTCCTTCTGAAAACTTCACAGAAACTACTGATTTATCTAGACATAACAACTCAGTGACAGAACCGGTGCTAACTCAGGATACACTAACTACTAGAAGCCAGCTAGATCAAACAAGTGGCGATATCATTCACCTAACTGCTCAAGCGTCCCTCCAGGTAAGGCAGTGATTGATTTCAGTGTGGACCTAACATTATGACCACGGGAATACAGCTTTCTTCCCACCATGAAATGCGGGGGAACCCGATGAGAAGGTTTTCCATCTTTCATAACTTCTTGTATGTTATAGgagaatagattttaaattaatttcaagagtgttttcctttatttaactAACAGCTGATGTATAAGGCCATAAAGGGCAGctgcatttttctttgtaaatccaactacagttgacctttgaacaataCAGGGGCGGTTAGGGGTGCTGACCCCATGCACAGTCGAAAATCTGAGTTAACTTTTGACACTCCAAAAACTTAACAACTAGTATAGCTTACtattgactggaagccttaccaataacataaatgGCTGATTAACGTATTTTGTGTTATATGGATTATATACTATAGTtgtacaataaagtaagctagagaaaagaaaacattaagaaaaccctaaggaagagaaaatgcatttatagtactatgcataattatttttaaaaatccgcGTGTAAGGGGACCCTGTTGTTAGAGAGTCCACTGTCCTTAGCACAGCACTCCCTGGCTCCGTTCCTTATTGAGAGAGATGAGTTAGTTATGGGAGTATCTTGTACACAATTCCTCACCTTCATTTTTTCCTGTAATATTCTTATGCCCAGTACTTAAATGCACTTCATTCAGTGTCAAGTTCATGAGAATTTAGATCTCCTAAAGCtactcctttccctcctctctctttcacTGTTGTTTTCTAGATTACTCTGCTCTGACCAATTGATTAGTTTGGTTGGAAATCGATTGTCGGTTATGATCTGGGACTAAATGCAGCATAAGAACCTTCTAGATAGAAGTGTTTAAAAGCAGGTTTGGGGGGCGATGGTGATGGCAGGCAGATGGGGCTTTCTGGTTGCAAGACTGGAGGTGGAGAGGTCACTTGGGGACACCTGGGCACTGTCCCTGCTTTTTCCTGCAGGTGAGGACGTGACCTTTGCTGGTTTTGacttaatgtttataaatatttccttaatgtttataaatatttccttaatgtAAACACATATATTGTTGGTAGACATTCTTCTGGAAGAATGATGCCAGCCTTGAGTATAAAAGGGCAGAGTCACAGCATCAGTGAGGCTCCCAGGCCCCACCAGACCAGCGCTACCCCCCAGCTTGTCCCTCCTGCCCCAGTCTGGGACTCTGTGTCCCAATGCAGCACTTGGACACACGCTGCACGTGATCCTGGGTGTATCCTTGTCTACTTTTGTCAGAAACTGTCTCAAGTCCAAGTGTAGATGGAGACGTGTTCCTGTTAAGATCAGTACGTAGATTGTATATTGATTTAAACCTGCAGTACTTTCttttaactacaaaaaaaaaaaaaaattctctaaggAATTTATTGGGAATTCTGTACAAAAACATTTGTTGACTTtggaatgaaaaatgttttttctcaaaataaaggtaaatgaaGAAGAGATGCGtaaagggaggaaaaacaaataaattaggcactttaaaaaacataaaatatatacccCTGTAGCTGGGAACGATTGTTTACTGACCTTGTGCTTTTGAGTCATCTCATAATTTTTGTAACTTTCATGATAATAGTAAGAAAAGACTAAACAGTTAGCCTAGTTGAGTGTAGGTTTCAAGAATGGCTTTTGGCCCACAAACCTTCGGGGCTGTTCTACCCAGCAGCCCAGGTAACCAGCCCTGACAACAGGTGAGAGACACAGTAAACAGAACAGAGAGGACCCCTTTCTGTTAACGACTAATCCCAACATCCCAATCAAGTGCCTTGTCACATACTCCAAAATAAAAGTCTTAGGACTCTTCAAATTTCAtctgaattacatttttattacaagatgctgaagtttctttttttatcaagTCAACTGGTTTTGATGACAAACTTACTTGTGTTACCTTCACAAATATCTATTACATCTTCCTGTCCATCATTGTTAGGGGAAAGTCTGAGTAACTAGAATGATTGTGCTACCAGCTGACTGACTACAGTTTTTCAGAGTATTTTCGGTACATAGAATTTCCGCTCACCTTAATTTTGTAGCTTGGCCCCAATTTTCTGATGTAAGTTCTAAGACTAAGGAGTGAAACATTTTGAGACCAAGTCATATCAAAACCAACTCATGCTCTATGTTTTCTGTTTACGTTGTTGGTGAGGTGGAGGTAAGGTTGATAAACACTGTTATCAGGTGacacaaatgtaaaatttcagaACCAATTTTAGAAAGATTGATGAGTAATGACATTAATCCCTTTTCAAAGACAGTTGTCAAGATGATTATGATCTATATAAAGATACTTGTAACTCCACTTATTATGAAAAGAAagttataattacatataaaagaatgagaaaatgataAACTCACGTTGCGCAACGTAATTTATTAATGTaaggggttttttttaaatactttaaaattttatgtaagttGCATGTAGGTTAAGATAAAAGTTTCCTTAATTCTAGTACAAACATTTAATACCAGCAATGTTTCAAGCAAAAAGtcatacaaaattataattatcttcATTAGTTGACTCAGCTCCATGGGGGTAATTCTTGTCCTGCCTGAACTTGGGTTAGTAGTTTGATAAATAAACCAGCTTCTTCATTACTTCTGGAAATTCTTACTAAGTCCAACATATGTCAAACTTTTCAAGTGATGCTATCATGGAGCGTTCATGTTCGTGGCCATTTAACAGTATTTCTGGAGGAAgacattttagattttcttttgtcCTGACTTGTAGTCTGATTCCCTGTCAGTCAGGATCAAGACGTAAATTTTAAAGGTTCACATGTCAGGTCCTGGGTGAGGGGTCTGGGATGATCTGTTGAGTTGTGGCATTATAACTTGGAGATATACTTTCCTTctgcaaaacaaactcataaattctCTTCAAGACCCTGAAATTATCTCCTCCTACTTGGCAAAGAGCAGTGAAAGGCTTTTATTAGCTTTCCAAAATGTGTTATCTTATAATTGTTAGATAATGTTGATAAATCTAAATAAGATGCTCTGAATTCAGGAAAGgaattgttaaaatgtaaatcatttcagtttttgccccaaaattaaaaacagcaaataatattttgatcCCATTCTAAGAGATAATCTTTTCCAGATTCTGAAAAGCACTTTCTTTTCAGTTGCATTTACTGAACGTGTGAAAATTCATGAATGAACCTTAATCTTCAAAAGAAAATAGGAGACAGCCACAACTGCACGTCTTTGGGAAATTGAccctcttttttatttcaggGGTCAGCCAAATATTGACTAGTTCTGTTTGTTTGAATCCATTAGATTCCAAAAAGCAATCAGACTTCTCCTGACAGCCGAATTCTCTAAGATAGAGAATATACTTCCTTCTCATAAAAAATTGGATTTCAGCAGCTTACTATTATGAACCAAAGCAAAGAAAGGccttctagttccttgaggttaCGTTTGGTCAGCTTGGCTCCCTGACGTGGAATCATTCGTAATTCAGGAAAGCACTGTATTTCCATTTGGGAGATGTGGCAGATATAGCCATAacagcattttttattattttttatgtggttattttattttaagtactaTCTGCAAATACTGAGTGACTAAGAGTTgttatgaaatctttttttttattctcagagCACATGGGTACCTGGATATTTGAACACCAGTCTCGCCCGTGTGTGATTACATTCATGTGTACTCCTAGTAAAAGTTATGTATAGTCATTTTTTACAATTACAGTTTCGCAGCTTTAAGTTGTAAGGCATGGTTTTTACAGTTTTCCTTCTCTTGCTGTTGTAGGAAGCTTAAAGGACTCGACTCTCTCTGGAACAGAAATGCGCGTATGGAACCCAAGGGGCACGCACTCCTCCACTTAGGCTTAGGGACTCAGTACAGTCTGGACCTTGCACGGCTTCTGggggcaaaaaaaataaatctgaaccAAACCGATGGCATTTTAAGCCTTTCAACAACCAGTTGTTTCTGAGCCAGACCAGCTGTAAGCTGAAACCTCAAGGAATAACAAGAAAAGACTGCAGGCTCTCCTGATGCTTTGCATCTTTCCTAAACAAGAAGCTTCTATGCTCCAAGCGTGACTTCAAAGACTGATGTGTGGAGCGTGCAGCCTGCGAGGTTACGGGCCCATAACAAGAACCAGAGATGCAGTCATGCTTTTTTCATGGTGAATGTGGTTTTACAAGACGAAAGACCCAGAGGATACATTTTTCATCTgcattttcttccccaaaatcatTTCACACAGCCGACTATCCTACTGAAAGTCAATGTCAGATTAGCTCCGTAGTTTTTATGTAGCGTGGGTTCAACACTGAGTGTTCCTGTTTGATGCAGGTCACTTTTGCATCGTCTGAACTAATTCGCTTAGGAGGTTAGAATCGCCTTCATGCTGCCTGCCTAAATCTTGGGTTTGTTAGATGAAGTCAACTGGTGTAAGTAGGAATCAGAAGAGAACAAGTCCTTTCCAGAATGGACACCCCCATCCTCGGCCACCTCTCACAGGCTCCTGCTGGAGCTACTAAGAAGAAGGGGACTGAGTTAGGgcaagaggtgggggaagggcccCTCACCCTGGGTCAGAAACCACTTAATGCACATATGCTAGAGACTTGCATATAAAGATGAGCATACTTCTGTGAAAATCAGCTGACATGGGAGCATTTGCTACTACTCTGTGCCTGTGACTGAGCTTAGAAGATCCAGAATTTCTCTTTTATAGGAAAgtggtatttataaaaataatgagctttctttctctttctcccaaccCCTTCCCCCCCTTTCTGGCAacaaccaatctgttctctgtatctgtgagcttggtttggggtttttgtttgtgattttgCATCATATCTTGTAGTAAGGCTTTAGAAATTACAACATTATCAGGTTCCCTTACTACTGAAATATATCAGCAAGTGAGTCGTCCTATGAGACCACACTCCATATCAGAACCAGAAGAAAAAGCACAATTTGTAAGCAGCATTTAGGTGAACGGTCTGCCGCTGCCGCAGGATCATTTGGCCAGGATATGGTAGTGTCCCTTCCCGTCTTATAAGCTCGGTTAGGACAACAGTCTCCCATCGTAGCCAGATGGTGCTGGATTTAAGAGTGTGCTGCTTCTATAATACTCAGGCTCTCGCTCCATCTTTTCTCACCTTGGCATTTAGGACTAGAATTCTAGTGCTGTCTAGAGCTGACAGAAATGAACCCAGTTCAGTCGTGAACCAGGGGACAGCTCATTTACCCATCATCATTATGCTCTGGAGAGGAATTGATTGCGCAAGATTTATGTTTTGCCTATTTGAACCTACATGATCAGATCTGGCCTTTGTCTTAACTGATTGCTATCAGCTCTGCTGTCCCACGtgcacttaaaaaagaaatagacctTAGAAATAGAACATCAGTGTGTTAGagtcactgaaatattttatttcggAATTGCCCCACCCAAATCAGTGTCTTTTAACTAACGTTTAAACTGAACATTAAAAACCTGTCTTTCctaggacatttttttcttctcacttatTACCCCGTGCTTTTCTCTCTTTGCAAGACATTAGCGAATCCTTGTGGCTGGAACAATGTGTATCCATAGTTTCAGGTTCTGATAATGTATATATTAGCTTATCTGGTTTTGCTAGTTCTCGTGACCTCAGTTCCTTTAACTGAAATGGGAAATTAGAATGTCTCATGGTAACCCACAATCTTTTGTGTCTACTGAGTGCCCAGGCATAATtgagtgactttttcttttccttttttagcaTAAACCATTGGTTCTTAAACTT is from Rhinolophus sinicus isolate RSC01 linkage group LG04, ASM3656204v1, whole genome shotgun sequence and encodes:
- the TNFRSF19 gene encoding tumor necrosis factor receptor superfamily member 19 isoform X2, with the protein product MALKVLLEQEKIFFTIVILLACLACKVICETGDCRQQEFRDRSGNCVPCKQCGPGMELSKECGFGYGEDAQCVTCRPHRFKEDWGFQKCKPCLACGVVNRFQKANCSVTSDAVCGDCLPGFYRKTKLVGFQDMECVPCGDPPPPYEPHCTSKVNLVKIPSTASSPRDTALAAVICSALATVLLALLILCVIYCKRQFMEKKPSWSLRAQDIQYNGSELSCFDRPQLSDSAPRACCQCHRDSAQTCGPVHLIPSLCCDDACSIDRVTLGCRVHSKATFQERNSGLVGETTPTFFRSLSRSICGEFSDAWPLMQNPICGDDISFCDSYAELTGGDIHSLNPANESSSSLDSNSSQDLVGGAVPIQAPSENFTETTDLSRHNNSVTEPVLTQDTLTTRSQLDQTSGDIIHLTAQASLQEA
- the TNFRSF19 gene encoding tumor necrosis factor receptor superfamily member 19 isoform X1; amino-acid sequence: MALKVLLEQEKIFFTIVILLACLACKVICETGDCRQQEFRDRSGNCVPCKQCGPGMELSKECGFGYGEDAQCVTCRPHRFKEDWGFQKCKPCLACGVVNRFQKANCSVTSDAVCGDCLPGFYRKTKLVGFQDMECVPCGDPPPPYEPHCTSKVNLVKIPSTASSPRDTALAAVICSALATVLLALLILCVIYCKRQFMEKKPSWSLRAQDIQYNGSELSCFDRPQLSDSAPRACCQCHRDSAQTCGPVHLIPSLCCDDACSIDRVTLGCRVHSKATFQERNSGLVGETTPTFFRSLSRSICGEFSDAWPLMQNPICGDDISFCDSYAELTGGDIHSLNPANESSSSLDSNSSQDLVGGAVPIQAPSENFTETTDLSRHNNSVTEPVLTQDTLTTRSQLDQTSGDIIHLTAQASLQSTWVPGYLNTSLARV